A single region of the Anticarsia gemmatalis isolate Benzon Research Colony breed Stoneville strain chromosome 19, ilAntGemm2 primary, whole genome shotgun sequence genome encodes:
- the ClpP gene encoding caseinolytic protease proteolytic subunit, with the protein MALNYVRQIARATCSISASRCSNIQRKISTSSPLKLGMIPIVVEQTGRGERAYDIYSRLLRERIICLMGPINDEISSLIVAQLLFLQSESSKKPVHLYINSPGGNVTAGLGIYDTMQYITPPVATWCVGQACSMASLLLAAGAPGMRHALPNSRIMVHQPSGGVRGQATDIQIQAEEILKLKAQINLLYVRHTGLPIDKVQSSMERDYFMSPLEAKTFGLIDNVLEHPPSHAMEQQCAAGNAGTVPPVTPTTV; encoded by the coding sequence ATGGCTCTAAATTATGTACGACAAATTGCTCGAGCTACGTGCAGCATCAGTGCGAGCCGATGTAGTAATATTCAGAGGAAGATAAGTACCAGTAGTCCTTTGAAACTCGGCATGATACCAATTGTCGTGGAACAGACAGGGAGAGGGGAGCGGGCATACGACATCTACTCCAGATTGCTACGAGAAAGAATCATCTGCCTAATGGGACCTATAAACGACGAGATCAGTTCACTCATAGTTGCTCAACTGCTGTTCTTACAATCAGAATCTAGTAAAAAGCCAGTCCATCTGTATATCAATTCTCCTGGTGGAAATGTAACTGCTGGCTTAGGAATTTACGATACGATGCAGTACATAACGCCGCCGGTCGCTACGTGGTGTGTGGGACAAGCTTGTAGTATGGCTTCATTGCTCCTTGCTGCTGGAGCACCTGGTATGAGACATGCCCTTCCAAACTCTCGTATCATGGTCCATCAGCCTTCTGGAGGTGTTAGAGGTCAAGCTACTGACATCCAAATTCAGGCAGAAGAGATATTGAAACTCAAAGCTCAGATAAACCTGTTGTATGTTAGACATACTGGTTTACCAATAGACAAAGTGCAGAGTTCAATGGAAAGAGATTACTTCATGTCACCATTAGAAGCTAAGACTTTTGGACTTATAGATAATGTTCTGGAACATCCTCCGTCTCATGCTATGGAGCAGCAGTGTGCTGCTGGAAATGCTGGCACAGTCCCTCCTGTGACACCAACAACGGTCTGA
- the LOC142981210 gene encoding uncharacterized protein LOC142981210: MNRRSRTSNEMVSMKRKNKVSCSTPEHQAESPSRDSDSVCDSDAASPVPFLCTQDGAEGETDVVWNFYTPKSEHAAKSRLKNSTPVSRRSKRIIKPKIIEKQLPKRRAMKLPQKKTELFQELIELNQNLHELIAKKPQEKCTEKVNSGSEDDIFNESPEFSPKSRMRSNSRCLRRNVLSSNFVKTDPDAALESDDSMNECLIKASQVVEENLINESSAKRPRYESKFNNKSLRSDFNFKMDQDSMDAILNSIKLDSPVVNNVKKCDSPKLNNDSFDSFVGNLNDSALDRLTQMPAKMDTSRTKNKLNTSKDSWMIKELIVHEGSPSTKSVFGRHNSMPESPTVTNVNLPATSGTVFGRYSSMPFGNDADTTTGPGDSPIRCTPDEIKKKHQLARERLMAKRLLPFTTQKSSLSSQLTQLPQPPIAKIIEEPIVPKKQETVTTKKFQPRIPSATTNTQNKPIEQSQAKSSANSTDIKSIIEKKRQEALMKLRRRQIQSKMI, from the exons ATGAATAGACGCAGTAGAACTTCAAACGAAATGGTCTCGATGAAGAGGAAAAATAAAG taTCATGTTCGACGCCGGAACACCAAGCCGAGTCGCCTTCAAGGGACAGTGATTCGGTGTGTGACTCTGACGCGGCTAGTCCTGTACCATTTCTATGTACCCAAGATGGAGCAGAAGGCGAAACAGATGTTGTATGGAATTTTTATACACCAAAATCGGAACATGCCGCTAAATCACGGTTAAAAAACTCTACCCCAGTCAGTAGGAGATCAAAACGAATAATAAAACCTAAAATCATTGAAAAACAGTTACCTAAACGTCGAGCCATGAAACTTCCACAAAAAAAGACTGAGCTATTTCAAGAACTGATagaattaaatcaaaatttgcATGAGCTTATTGCCAAGAAACCACAGGAAAAGTGTACAGAAAAGGTGAACTCAGGAAGTGAAGATGACATCTTTAATGAGTCTCCAGAATTTTCTCCTAAAAGTAGAATGAGGAGTAATTCCAGATGTTTAAGGAGAAATGTGTTAAGTTCTAACTTTGTGAAAACAGATCCGGATGCTGCATTAGAATCAGATGACTCAATGAATGAATGTTTAATAAAGGCAAGTCAGGTTGTAGAGGAAAACTTAATAAATGAGTCTTCAGCAAAAAGACCTCGCTATGAATCAAAGTTTAACAACAAATCACTGAGATCagatttcaatttcaaaatggaCCAGGATTCAATGGATGCCATACTTAATAGTATAAAATTGGACTCTCCAGTTgtcaataatgtaaaaaaatgtgactCCCCAAAGTTAAACAATGATTCATTTGACAGTTTTGTTGGAAATTTGAATGATAGTGCATTGGACAGGTTGACACAGATGCCAGCCAAAATGGATACTTCTAGAACTAAGAATAAATTGAATACATCTAAAGACAGTTGGATGATCAAAGAGTTGATAGTCCATGAGGGCAGTCCCTCTACTAAGTCAGTTTTTGGTCGACATAACTCAATGCCCGAGTCTCCCACAGTCACTAATGTGAATCTACCAGCTACTAGTGGGACTGTGTTTGGTAGATATAGTTCAATGCCATTTGGGAATGATGCTGACACTACTACAg ggCCAGGAGATTCACCTATAAGATGTACTccagatgaaataaaaaagaaacatcaGCTTGCAAGAGAAAGGCTGATGGCTAAGAGACTTCTACCTTTCACTACACAGAAATCCTCTCTATCATCACAGCTCACACAACTTCCACAACCACCCATTGCGAAAATAATTGAAGAACCCATTGTCCCCAAGAAACAAGAGACAGTTACTACTAAAAAGTTTCAGCCAAGGATACCGTCTGCCACTACAAATACCCAAAATAAACCTATAGAACAGTCTCAAGCGAAATCAAGTGCTAATTCTACAGATATTAAGTCTATCATCGAAAAGAAAAGACAGGAAGCATTAATGAAATTAAGACGCCGACAAATTCAAAgcaaaatgatttaa